One window of Candidatus Tokpelaia hoelldoblerii genomic DNA carries:
- the cas8c gene encoding CRISPR-associated protein Cas8c (bhsal05770): protein MTILSSLVRAYERIPNVPPSGFTREKIGAVLVLNPDGSVVRIDDLRDVSKKKALSASIDVPKPVKRTAGIAPNFLWDKTSYTLGITAGEGKRTAEEHAAFVDYHEKLLAGSDDEGLKVFLSFLRRWNGNLSGIACWNDDLLDSNIIFVLKNDWEDKQWLHLRPAARNLWANLANDDSVPQGVCLITGHHAPVARLHPAIKGVFGAQSAGAALSSFNKDSFTSYGHEQGNNAPVSVYAADAYTTALNLMLARGSGNHMLIGDTTVVFWAEAEDAAVARRAEQAFDAIWGGSVDKEEIADNLERETSQKISTLLDSIRKGKQLHDIDPALEKDVRFFVLGLAPNAARLVVRFFYEDSFGHIVRNYQKFIEEMRVEPGWKTPYPPFFLYLSTMATLGKRENLPPRLAAEWMQSIISGGRYPATLLSTMLMRIRLDSHVNALRASILKAMLIRNFHATKEATVMLNTECRNTGYLLGRLFAVYEQMQSAALGPNVNATVKDKFYASASVQPRKVFNILERNSANHLAKLRKTKGGYAVNLEKLVREIMGPMNPDGDPFPISLSPKEQGLFGLAYHQQKGEFFKPKSENIETVDTETTEEK, encoded by the coding sequence ATGACTATTCTTTCTTCTCTTGTCCGTGCTTATGAGCGCATTCCCAATGTTCCGCCATCAGGTTTCACGCGAGAGAAGATAGGTGCTGTTCTGGTGCTTAACCCTGATGGTTCGGTGGTGCGGATTGATGATTTGCGTGATGTCAGCAAAAAGAAAGCACTTTCAGCATCTATTGATGTGCCTAAACCTGTGAAACGAACGGCGGGAATTGCGCCCAATTTTTTGTGGGACAAGACATCCTATACACTTGGCATAACAGCAGGAGAAGGCAAGCGTACAGCAGAAGAACACGCCGCCTTTGTTGATTATCATGAAAAACTGCTTGCAGGCAGTGATGATGAGGGGCTGAAAGTTTTTTTGAGTTTTCTACGCCGATGGAATGGCAATCTTTCAGGGATTGCCTGTTGGAATGATGATCTGCTTGATAGCAATATCATCTTTGTACTGAAAAACGATTGGGAAGATAAACAATGGCTGCATTTGCGCCCTGCTGCCAGGAATCTATGGGCGAATCTTGCTAATGATGATAGTGTTCCGCAAGGCGTTTGCCTTATAACAGGTCATCATGCGCCTGTTGCGCGTTTGCATCCGGCAATCAAGGGTGTGTTTGGAGCGCAATCCGCTGGCGCTGCTCTTTCTTCTTTTAATAAGGATTCTTTTACATCTTATGGCCATGAGCAAGGAAATAACGCACCGGTTTCTGTTTATGCGGCAGATGCTTATACCACAGCACTTAACCTGATGCTGGCCAGGGGCAGCGGCAATCATATGCTGATTGGCGATACGACAGTTGTTTTCTGGGCGGAGGCGGAAGATGCCGCTGTCGCACGGCGGGCGGAACAGGCTTTTGATGCGATCTGGGGCGGCTCAGTTGATAAGGAAGAAATCGCTGACAATCTGGAAAGGGAAACCTCACAGAAAATCAGCACGCTGCTTGATAGTATCCGTAAAGGCAAACAATTACACGATATTGACCCGGCGCTTGAAAAGGATGTGCGGTTTTTTGTTCTGGGTCTGGCACCCAATGCTGCCCGTTTGGTTGTGCGCTTTTTTTATGAAGACAGTTTTGGCCATATTGTCAGGAACTACCAGAAATTCATTGAAGAAATGCGGGTGGAGCCGGGATGGAAAACACCATATCCGCCATTTTTCTTGTATCTTTCAACAATGGCTACGTTGGGCAAGCGGGAGAATTTGCCGCCAAGGTTGGCGGCTGAGTGGATGCAGTCCATTATTTCCGGCGGGCGTTATCCCGCAACCCTGTTGTCAACAATGCTGATGCGTATCCGCCTTGATAGTCATGTCAATGCGCTGCGGGCGTCAATTCTTAAGGCCATGCTTATCCGTAACTTTCATGCCACAAAGGAGGCAACAGTCATGCTTAATACCGAATGCCGGAATACCGGCTATCTGCTTGGCCGGTTATTTGCTGTTTATGAGCAGATGCAGTCTGCAGCGTTAGGGCCAAATGTCAATGCAACGGTAAAAGACAAGTTTTATGCTTCTGCCTCGGTGCAGCCGCGGAAAGTGTTCAATATTCTTGAGCGCAATTCAGCCAATCATCTTGCTAAATTGCGTAAAACCAAAGGTGGTTATGCTGTTAATCTGGAAAAGCTTGTAAGGGAAATTATGGGACCGATGAATCCGGATGGTGATCCGTTTCCCATATCCCTTTCGCCAAAAGAACAGGGATTGTTTGGCTTGGCTTATCACCAGCAAAAAGGCGAGTTCTTCAAGCCTAAATCTGAAAATATCGAAACAGTTGATACTGAAACAACGGAGGAAAAATAA
- the cas7 gene encoding CRISPR-associated protein Cas7 (bhsal05780), with translation MSAIANRYEFVLLFDVENGNPNGDPDAGNLPRMDPETNAGLVSDVSLKRKIRNYVELAKGGGDAHHIYVQEGAILNEKHRQAYKAVRKDDAKVEKDAKLNPKNDDEARELRQFMCDNFFDVRTFGAVMSTGINCGQVKGPVQLAFARSVESIVPNEISITRMAATNEKEKQKQQEGADEQRTENRTMGRKFIVPYGLYRAHGFISAKFAEKTGFSENDLELLFEALENMFEHDRAAARGQMATRKLIVFRHENALGNAQAHSLFDRVKIGRNVEGEFTVIDKRIDNLPPARAFSDYKVVINRDDLPSGVEIIERV, from the coding sequence ATGTCTGCTATTGCCAATCGTTATGAGTTTGTTCTTTTATTTGATGTTGAAAACGGCAACCCGAATGGGGATCCTGATGCCGGGAATCTGCCGCGCATGGATCCGGAAACCAATGCCGGGCTTGTAAGTGATGTATCTTTGAAACGTAAAATCCGCAATTATGTTGAGCTGGCCAAAGGTGGCGGTGATGCTCACCATATTTATGTGCAGGAAGGTGCTATCCTTAATGAAAAGCACCGGCAGGCTTATAAAGCTGTGCGCAAAGATGATGCCAAGGTTGAAAAAGACGCGAAGCTTAATCCAAAAAATGATGATGAAGCCAGGGAATTGCGCCAGTTTATGTGTGATAATTTCTTTGATGTGCGTACTTTTGGTGCTGTGATGTCGACCGGCATCAACTGTGGACAGGTAAAAGGGCCGGTGCAGCTTGCTTTTGCCCGTTCTGTTGAATCCATTGTGCCAAATGAAATTTCCATTACCCGTATGGCTGCGACCAATGAAAAAGAGAAACAGAAACAGCAGGAAGGGGCGGATGAACAACGCACCGAAAATCGCACTATGGGACGCAAATTCATTGTGCCCTATGGTCTTTATCGTGCGCATGGCTTTATTTCTGCCAAATTTGCGGAAAAAACCGGTTTTTCTGAAAATGACCTTGAGCTGTTGTTTGAAGCTCTGGAGAATATGTTTGAACATGACCGTGCAGCAGCGCGCGGGCAGATGGCGACACGCAAACTGATTGTTTTCCGCCATGAAAACGCATTGGGCAATGCACAGGCCCATAGCCTGTTTGACCGGGTGAAGATTGGCCGTAATGTTGAGGGTGAATTTACGGTGATTGACAAGCGGATTGACAATCTGCCGCCGGCGCGTGCTTTTTCTGACTATAAGGTGGTTATTAACCGCGATGATCTGCCATCGGGTGTTGAGATTATCGAAAGAGTCTGA
- the cas4 gene encoding CRISPR-associated protein Cas4 (bhsal05790) — protein MVGAAGDITGAESEPITLSALQHAAFCLRQAALIHLEQLWEDNLFTAEGNVLHAVVDKGGTRKIAGVRRVSAMPLFSNHFNLTGKADLVEFIKQADGSEVVLPIEYKRGKPKLHRADEVQLCAQALCLEEMLGQRVEEGVLFYWQIKRRQKVPIDSALRQLTEKIIADFTSVMTSGKTPPPLDDKRRCRSCSLVALCKPDIVLRPVKNWRSRIVRQIVSEEPS, from the coding sequence ATGGTGGGCGCGGCAGGAGACATAACAGGGGCGGAGAGTGAACCCATTACGCTTTCCGCCTTGCAGCATGCTGCTTTCTGTTTGCGTCAGGCGGCGCTTATTCATCTGGAACAGCTGTGGGAAGATAATCTTTTCACAGCTGAAGGTAATGTTCTTCATGCTGTTGTTGATAAAGGGGGAACGCGCAAGATCGCCGGTGTGCGCCGCGTATCAGCTATGCCTTTGTTCTCAAATCATTTCAATCTTACCGGTAAGGCTGATCTTGTCGAATTTATAAAACAGGCTGATGGCAGTGAAGTTGTTTTGCCGATTGAGTATAAACGCGGCAAGCCAAAGCTTCACCGTGCGGATGAAGTGCAGCTTTGCGCACAGGCTCTTTGCCTTGAAGAGATGCTGGGACAGCGGGTAGAAGAAGGCGTGTTGTTCTATTGGCAAATAAAACGACGGCAGAAAGTGCCTATAGATTCTGCCTTGCGGCAACTGACAGAGAAAATTATTGCGGATTTTACCTCTGTGATGACAAGTGGCAAGACACCGCCACCATTAGATGACAAACGGCGTTGCCGCTCCTGTTCATTGGTTGCATTGTGCAAGCCGGATATTGTTTTGCGTCCTGTTAAAAACTGGCGAAGCCGTATAGTGCGGCAAATTGTGTCAGAAGAACCGTCATGA
- the cas1 gene encoding CRISPR-associated endonuclease Cas1 (bhsal05800), producing the protein MKKLLNTVYITTPDTFLRKDGENLVAEVERVEKARVPLHMVASVVVFGAVHVSPALLATTAEKGISFIFLGRNGRFQARVEGPVSGNVLLRRAQYKMSDMPEDIIRSIIIGKVANQRSVLQRALRDYGSGYEPDVMQKINHVVKRLGFIIQSVEKSDMNADQMRGKEGEAAQLYFSVFDYLIRSPDKEMCWTKRSRRPPLDPVNALLSFLYTLLTHDCRSACETVGLDSAVGFLHRDRPGRPGLALDLMEELRPVLADRLALSLINRRQLRVRDFEQQDGGAVFMSDEARKTVLTAWQERKKEERFHPFIEEKAPFGLVPFLQAQLLSRHIRGDLDAYPPWFWK; encoded by the coding sequence ATGAAAAAATTGCTGAATACTGTTTATATCACTACGCCGGATACCTTTTTGCGCAAGGATGGCGAGAATCTTGTCGCTGAAGTCGAGCGTGTTGAAAAAGCACGTGTGCCATTGCATATGGTGGCCTCTGTCGTTGTATTCGGCGCGGTTCATGTATCACCGGCGTTGTTGGCGACAACGGCGGAAAAAGGCATTTCCTTTATTTTTCTGGGGCGTAATGGCCGGTTTCAGGCACGGGTGGAGGGACCGGTCAGCGGTAATGTTTTGCTGCGTCGCGCGCAATATAAAATGTCTGATATGCCGGAAGATATTATACGATCTATCATTATAGGCAAAGTTGCCAATCAGCGTTCTGTACTACAACGCGCCTTGCGTGATTACGGTTCTGGATATGAGCCGGATGTCATGCAGAAAATCAATCATGTTGTTAAGCGGTTAGGGTTTATCATTCAATCTGTTGAGAAAAGCGATATGAATGCGGATCAGATGCGAGGGAAGGAAGGTGAGGCGGCACAGCTCTATTTTTCAGTGTTTGATTATTTGATTCGTTCGCCGGATAAGGAAATGTGCTGGACAAAGCGCTCTCGCCGTCCACCACTCGATCCAGTGAATGCATTACTGTCATTTCTTTATACTTTACTGACGCATGATTGTCGCAGTGCCTGTGAAACCGTGGGTCTTGATTCCGCTGTTGGGTTTCTGCATCGTGACAGGCCCGGGCGTCCGGGGCTTGCGCTTGACCTGATGGAAGAGTTGAGACCTGTTTTGGCCGATCGTCTTGCTCTCTCGCTTATCAACCGGCGGCAATTGCGTGTGCGGGATTTTGAGCAACAGGATGGAGGTGCTGTATTCATGTCGGATGAAGCACGTAAAACTGTATTAACTGCATGGCAGGAAAGAAAAAAAGAGGAACGTTTCCACCCATTTATAGAGGAAAAAGCTCCTTTCGGTCTTGTCCCATTTTTACAGGCGCAATTGCTGTCGCGGCACATACGGGGTGATCTGGACGCTTACCCACCCTGGTTTTGGAAATAA
- the cas2 gene encoding CRISPR-associated endoribonuclease Cas2 (bhsal05810) has translation MLVLVTYDVCLTQGNGAKRLRHVARACKDFGQRVQYSVFEIELDPAQWTVLKTRLENIIDISYDSLRYYYLGANWQRRIEHIGAKPAVDLNGPLII, from the coding sequence ATGCTGGTTCTGGTAACGTATGATGTCTGCTTGACACAAGGCAATGGTGCAAAACGTTTACGTCATGTTGCCAGGGCTTGTAAGGATTTTGGACAACGGGTTCAATACTCGGTTTTTGAAATTGAACTTGATCCGGCTCAGTGGACAGTACTCAAAACACGTCTGGAAAATATTATTGATATATCCTATGATAGCCTGCGTTATTATTATTTAGGGGCCAATTGGCAACGTCGAATAGAACATATCGGTGCAAAACCAGCTGTTGATTTGAATGGCCCGTTGATAATCTGA
- a CDS encoding Hydro-lyase, Fe-S type, tartrate/fumarate subfamily, beta region (bhsal05850), with the protein MADNSKTEIFPLGQDSTPYRKLTSDHVSTATFRDEDILVVEPEGLKLLADAAFADINHLLRPSHLSQLAHILDDSEATDNDRFIASDLLKNANIAAGGILPMCQDTGTAIIMGKKGRRVWTSGGDADYLGAGILSAYKRKNLRYSQLAPLSMFEEKNTRNNLPAQIDIYQEGEDAYKFLFMAKGGGSANKTFLYQATPSLLSYDRLVEFLKEKILTLGTAACPPYHLAIVIGGTSAEMNLKTVKLASARYLDSLPQQGSESGHAFRDLGLEQEIHTLTRQLGVGAQFGGKYFCHDVRVIRLPRHGASLPVGIGVSCSADRQALGKITREGIFLEQLETNPAQYMPEVDEKKLNPHVVNINLNQPMAAILKELSKHPVKTRLSLSGSIIVARDLAHAKIRERLERGEPMPDYFKNHPIYYAGPAKTPEGYASGSFGPTTAGRMDSYVDQFQSFGGSMVMLAKGNRGQAVRNACERHGGFYLGSIGGSAARLAQDCIKKVEVVEYPELGMEAIWRIEVKNFPAFIVIDDKGNDFFKELNLS; encoded by the coding sequence ATGGCGGATAACAGCAAAACAGAAATTTTCCCGCTTGGACAGGACAGTACCCCCTATCGCAAACTCACCAGTGACCATGTTTCCACCGCAACCTTCCGCGATGAAGACATACTGGTTGTCGAGCCTGAAGGATTGAAACTGCTGGCGGACGCTGCCTTTGCTGATATCAACCACCTGCTGCGCCCCTCGCACCTCAGCCAGCTTGCCCATATTCTGGATGATTCAGAAGCCACGGATAACGACCGTTTTATCGCCAGCGATCTGCTGAAAAACGCCAATATCGCTGCCGGTGGCATTCTGCCTATGTGTCAGGATACCGGCACAGCCATCATCATGGGCAAAAAAGGCCGCCGTGTGTGGACATCCGGCGGTGACGCTGATTATCTGGGCGCCGGTATTCTCAGCGCCTATAAACGCAAAAACCTGCGCTATTCACAGCTGGCGCCGCTTTCAATGTTCGAAGAAAAGAACACCCGCAACAACCTGCCCGCCCAGATTGATATTTACCAGGAAGGTGAGGACGCCTATAAATTCCTGTTTATGGCCAAGGGCGGCGGTTCAGCCAACAAAACCTTCCTCTATCAGGCAACCCCTTCCCTGCTTTCCTATGACCGGCTGGTGGAATTTCTGAAAGAAAAAATCCTGACACTCGGCACAGCCGCCTGCCCGCCCTATCACCTGGCCATTGTCATCGGCGGCACATCGGCGGAAATGAACCTGAAAACAGTGAAACTCGCTTCTGCCCGTTATCTCGACTCCCTGCCGCAACAGGGGTCTGAATCCGGACACGCCTTCCGTGACCTCGGCCTGGAGCAGGAAATTCACACACTGACCCGGCAACTCGGCGTCGGAGCGCAATTTGGCGGTAAATATTTCTGCCATGATGTACGCGTTATCCGCCTGCCGCGCCATGGCGCATCACTGCCTGTTGGCATTGGCGTTTCCTGCTCGGCAGACCGGCAGGCGCTGGGCAAAATCACCCGTGAGGGGATTTTCCTTGAACAGCTGGAAACCAATCCGGCACAATATATGCCTGAGGTTGACGAGAAAAAACTCAACCCCCATGTCGTCAACATCAACCTGAACCAGCCAATGGCGGCAATCCTGAAAGAACTGTCAAAACATCCGGTGAAAACCCGTCTTTCGCTTTCCGGCTCGATCATTGTCGCCCGTGATCTGGCGCACGCCAAAATCCGTGAACGTCTGGAGCGCGGCGAACCTATGCCTGACTATTTTAAAAACCACCCGATTTACTATGCCGGCCCAGCTAAAACGCCTGAAGGTTATGCCTCCGGCTCCTTCGGGCCGACAACGGCAGGGCGGATGGACTCTTATGTTGACCAGTTCCAGTCCTTCGGCGGTTCGATGGTGATGCTGGCCAAGGGCAACCGCGGACAAGCGGTGCGTAACGCCTGTGAGCGCCATGGCGGCTTTTACCTTGGCTCTATCGGCGGATCGGCCGCACGCCTTGCGCAAGACTGCATCAAAAAGGTTGAAGTTGTCGAATATCCGGAACTTGGAATGGAAGCCATCTGGCGTATTGAGGTGAAAAACTTCCCCGCCTTCATCGTCATTGACGACAAGGGCAATGATTTCTTTAAAGAATTGAACTTAAGCTGA